From the genome of Nitratidesulfovibrio sp.:
GGCCGCCAAACTGATGCAGGGGCGCGGCTTCGGCTTTCTGGGCAACATGGCCGTGGGCGTGGTGGGCGCAGTGCTGGGTGGCTTTCTGTTCAACATGGTGGGCGTGCACGGCGGCGGCATGATGGGATCGCTGGTCACCGCCGTGGTGGGTGCCATCGTGCTGCTGTTCCTGGTGGGGTTGATCAAGAGGAATTGAGGCTGGCGGCGGGGGGTAACGGCCTGCGCGCCCAGCCCTGGAAGACCGGATTTCTTGCGGCGCGCGGCCCGTGCGCCGCAACGCGACAGGCCCTGCAGGCAGGTCGGTATGCCGACCTGCCTGCAGGGCCTGTGTCACGAATGTCTGCGGGTAGCCGCAATCGACGGCTAACCTACCATTCGGCCAGGGGCGAAACCACCGGGCTGTTCACCACCGAATAATCGCAGGACGAAAGAACCATGCTGTCGTCGGCCCGGACGATGCGCGAGGCCACGTAGATCTTTTCTTGCGGGGTGCTGTGGCCGGAAACGCTGGAACGCACCACCGCATACGTGCCGACCACCACGGTGGCGGCGTTGTGCATCCGACTGATTTCCCGCACGTCACGGCTCAGCATGAATTCCCCTTTGCCTTCCTGCACGAACAGCGAGTTCTGGCGCAGCTTCAGTTCCACCACATGGTAGCCCCGCTGCGAAAGCCGCGACCCCACGTGTTCCGCTATCATCCTGCCGAAGGTGGAGGATTCCGTCAGGTTGTTCACGTTGACAAAGCTGGCCACGATGATGGGCTGGTCCTTGGAAATGGGCAGGCGCAGGTTGGAATCCAGCTTGTCGGCGATGGAGTAGCCTGCCTCCACGTAGTCGCTGCCCAGCTCATAGGGGGTATTCTGCGCGTCCGTCGATTGCCGGGGCGCGCAGGCGGCGGAAAGCAGGACGCAGGCCAAGGCCAGCAGCACAAGCAGCGCGTGGCCGGAACGGAAAACGGTAGCGAACGGTTTCATGCGGCCCCCCTACTTGTTGACGACCTGAAGTTGCCTGGTGGGCAGCACGGCAGGCGCTTCCCACGGAACCTGACGTTCCCAGTATTGCTCCTTCTCGGCCTTGTCGATGTAGTAGACGGCCAGGAAGTTGCGGCGAAGCTGCCCGTCCTGCCTGGCCACGACGCCGATGATGAGTTCGGTGTCGGTGGTCTGCATGGCTCCCCACTGCGGAGCCGCGTGCGCGGCCTCTATGGCAAGGCCGCTCATGATCAGGATGGTATCAAGGCTGTCATGCCAGGTGGCGTCGTTGTGAGTGTAGGTGTGCGCGCCCGCCATGCCCAGCCCGGCCAGCAGCAGGCCCGTTCCGGGGAAGGGGGCGTTCTGCGGGCGCGGCCCCTTGTGCTCGACGATCTGGGTGCCCCAGTCCAGCACAATGGCGCCCTTGGGCGAGGAACTGACCGGCATGCCGCGCAGCATGGCCTCGTGCCGCATGAACTGCGAGAACGCACGCCCGAAATCGGACCGGTCGTCCTGCACCACATGGACCGGGGTTCCCGGTTCCAGCTTCAGGCCGTCAAGTATCGTTGCGGCCAGTTCGCGCCAGTGCTCGGCGGCTTCCAACTGCTGCTGCGTGGAAAAGGCATGCCCCACCGGTTTGGGCACACGGGCACAACCCGCCAATATCAAAGCGAGAAACAACAGGGCGAACACTCTGGGCATGGGAACCTCCTGCGGGGTTTTCTCCCATGCATACCGTGTCTATATGCAAGGTCAATTTTTATTTTCGGAAAAGTTGGATGCGGTGAAGGGGGGGGCGGGGCGCCGTGCGGGAAGTGCGGGGCATTTGGCACACGCCATGTGCGGATACCGGATTTGAAATTATACGCGAAAAGGGCCACGGTTTGCACCGTGACCCTTTGCCGTCTGGCGGAGAGGGAGAAAATCGACAGTTTAGATGCGTTTGCTGCCGAAATAACAGTCTTTCTTTGTGTCTGCCGAAGCGTCTTGAGAGCATTCGCAGTAGGGGGGATTCGAGGCAAGTTATCGGTTAGGCAAAAAACTGTAGCTAACAGGTGCGGTCAGTAAGGTGGCGACTTGTGCTTGGGGAAGGTTATGATGATGCCTGATACCCCGTCGGTTTCAAGCATCAGTCGCGATACGGTGCGTTCGTTTTCACCTATGGCGCCTGCGATGGAATCGTAGTCGAAGGCGCTGTGCGTATGGTCATGCGCCATGAGGGTGGTGAACTCGGTGTTGACGTACTCTTCAATGGCGTTGGCTATCATTCTGTCTTTACGCCGTTTCTCGAGTTTTCTGGGGTCGCGCCCTCTGTAGGGATATAAAGAAATTTTTGGGGGATACACCGCCATACAGCCTCCTGTCACAGCGCATCTCAAACCTTCACGCATATGGGCTAGTTGGGGTACAAACAAAACCCTCCTTGTCGATCTTGGGGGGTAACGGGTCCGAAACCTCTTTCAATTATTGAAAAGGGCCACAGCGGTGCCCATCTCTTTTTCCGAAGGATTGTATGGTGTGTTTTTTTGGGTAAAAATATAACTCAGGTATAAAACTGAATTTAGCGTCAAGATATGGGGATTTTGTAGTGTGTAATAGTATTAAATGCTTTTGTTAGCGGAGAGAATGTTTGGCAGGCTGAGCGGGCAATTCAACAAAAAAATCAACAGATATACATTTTGGCGAAGTCCTTCTAAGGACACCAAATCAAGAAGAGAATGCCGACCAGTCCAGGATGTGATTAACTGTAGTGACAAGGCGGACGCCTTACGACAACATACCCCGGATGGTGCTATGCTGTGTTGCCACGTTAGCTCTCTGGTAGCAAAGGAGTCTTGAAAAAGCATGCCAGGAATTTTCATTACACGGGGCATGACAGTTGCCGTGCCCTCTGGTGGTCTCACGATCGGCATTGGTGATGACGGAAATTTTACGAGCAAAGTAACGCTTCATGTGCGGTTTGATGTGTGTCCCACTTGGACAGAAATTTCTCTTCGGCACCTCCAAGAGGCAAAGGCGAAGCGAGTTGATCGAGATATCGCATGGTCAGGGACAGATGAAGAGCAAAAGGCTGCGACACTTGAGCGCGAATTCGAGGCTTCTATGCAGGCGATTATGGCCGCTGCTATCGCTATCGATGCCTTCTACTCTCTTGTGCAAACGAATGTCGCACTTCCGTCCAGCCTGGTTGAACGGTGGCGTACCAAACGAACCCCACGCTATTCACAGGTTGCCGAGGTGCTCCGCCAAGCATTCAGCCTGAGGTCGAAGGGGGTATCCACTCTTCGGCAGAACCTCAAAGTGATCTATCGACTGCGCGATCTTGCCGTACACCCTTCTGGCAAGATTGAAGCACCACTACTTCATCCTGAACTCAATGTGGGTGTCGAATGGCGTTTCGCATACTTCTGCGCTCATAACGCAGAGCAAATTTTCAATGCTGCAACTTGGATTCTTTGGGACTTAGCCCACGGGGGAAAGCCTAATGACAGAAAGATCTCTGAATATATGATTGCCTTGCGGAATCGGCTTGCTGAAATGTTTCCAGATGGTCATCCGAATGTATCTTCTGCAATGTATCTCCGCAAACCATAGCGCAATATTATATATTGTATGTATATAGTGGAGATTTATGGCGTGAGTAATGATATTGCAAGTTGAATAAAATATATTTTAATTGAGTTGTTACTTTTGTATCAATATTGAAATTCGATATTCTCTTTGCTTGTGGAGAGTATTCAGTATTTATACAGAATGCTCATGTAATAGTTAAATAAATATGTTCAATGCAAAATATAAATAGCGCCTAGAATATATGTTGGTATAAAGAAATAACATTCCATATATTCTTGATAATATGCAATATTGTGCATTGCAGATAAGTGGTTATGCAAATTCTGATGTCTTGAATGGCATTCAAGGCGCCCTTTTAAGTATCGTCTGTTGGCGTCCAGAAAATTTAAAATGGTTGACTATAATCGAGTAAGCAGATTTTTGACGGTCGATGCATGCCGCTTAACACCACGAGGGGTGGCAACACAACGACGGTTCAACTCTTCGGCTATCCCCTTGGCCGACGTTATTCCCGATGTCTGGATGGATTCGGGGAGGGACCGAAGGCCTGCGCCCGTGCGTCGGCGTTCTGCTTTACGGCGTCCACTCCGGCGGCGTTGCCGTACTGCCGGAGGTGCGTCGCCTCGGTGGGGCACCCCAGCTTGCCCCTCGCTCTTTGGCTACAGCAAGGGCGGCCTTGGTCCGGGGGGAGATGACCTTCCGTTCTTCTCGCGCAACGAAGGCCGCGATGCCATGGTCCGTTCGTTGGAGTTTGGCATCGTGGCTGCCGCGAGGGGCTTTCTGGTGTGCGGGGACTGGTTCGTAATGCCAGAAAAGAGTGTAATTGCATGAAGTTAAACGCGAAAAGGGTCACGGTTTGCACCGTGACCCTTTGCCGTCTGGCGGAGAGGGAGAGATTTGAACTCTCGATACAGGTTTTGCCCGTATACTCCCTTAGCAGGGGAGCGCCTTCGGCCGCTCGGCCACCTCTCCATTGTCGCGCGGCACGCCGCGCGAGAAAGCGTGTGTACCCGGTTGGCGGGCGCGCTGTCAAGCGCGTGGCCCACTTTCGTGGGGCGGAAGGTGAGACGGGGGGCATCGTCGCCATATTGCGCGCGTCAGCACGCGCTATTCGGCGCGAACCGCAACCCGTCATGCAACCCCGGCTTCCAGCCGTGAACCTTCGACCGGCATCGCCGCCAGTCGTCGGCCCTTGTCGGCCAGTCGCCAGCAGTCAGCCGATCCCTGTAAGTTCCCTGCCAGCCGCCACCAGCCAGCCGCCAACCTTCCGCCGTTAACTGCGGTAGTCGGCGTTGCAGCTGATGTAGTCGTGCGTCAGGTCCGACGCCAGCAGCCGGTAGCTGCCGGACCCGTTGCCCAGCATGATGTTGACCACGATGTCGCGCCCGGCCAGCGGTTCCTTGAGCAGCGCGTCAAAGTCCAGATTGGTGGGCTGCCCGCCCCGGAACAGCTCAACCCCGCACAGCGACACGATGACCGCCGCAGGGTTGAAGGTGGCCCCGCTGCGGCCCAGCGCCGCCACGATGCGGCCCCAGTTGGCATCGCGCCCGTACATGGCCGTCTTGACCAGTTGCGAATGGCCCACGGTGCGCGCGGCCAGTTCCGCGTCGGCGTCGTCGCGCGCGCCCGCCACGTTGATGTGGATGACCTTGGTGGCGCCTTCGCCGTCCTGCACCAGCATGTAGGCCACGTCGCCCAGCACGCCGGTAAGCGCCGCGCCCAGCACGGCCAGGTCCGCGCCGCGCGCGGCCACGCCGGATGCGCCGTTGGCCAGCCCGAACACGGTGTCGTTGGTGGATGTGTCGCCGTCCACGGTCACCCGGTTGAAGGTGGCGTCCACCGCATCGCGGAACAGGGCCTGCCAGGCGGCGGGCTCCACGTCGGCGTCGCACAGCACGGTGGCCAGCATGGTGGCCATGTTCGGGCAGATCATGCCCGCGCCCTTGGCCATGCCCACCAGGGTCACCGTGCCGCCGGAAAGCTCCACCGTGCGCGAGGCGAACTTGGGAAAGGCGTCGGTGGTCATGATGGCTTTGGCGAAATCTTCCGGGCCTTTCCGGCCAAGGTCCGCCGCAAGGGCGGGCACGGCGGCGGCCCACTTGTCCATGGGCAGTTGCGAGCCGATGACACCCGTGGACGCGGGCAGGATGTCCTGCGGCGCAAGGCCGGTGGCGGCGGCCACCAGTTCCAGCGTGGCGCGGCAGTTGCCCAGCCCCTCGTCGCCGGTGCAGGCGTTGGCCTGGCCGGAATTTATCAGCACCGCGCGGGCCTTGGGGGAGCGGGCCAGAATGTCGCGCGCAACCAGCACCGGGGCGGCCTGGAACAGGTTTTTGGTGAACACGGCGGCGGCCACGGCGGGGGTATCGCTGACCACCAGGGCCAGATCGTCCCGACCCGACTTTCGGAACCCGGCGCCCGTGGTGGCAAAGCGGAAGCCCTTGGGGGCCGCGCAGGGGGCGGGGGGTTCGCCGTTGGTGGTCGGGGACGCTGCCGGGGTGTCGTTGGTGGCCATACTGGCTCCGTGTTCGGCCCGGTGGGCCGGTTGTCGGGTGCGTGGGGTGCCCGCTGGCGCGTGACGGCGCGCAGGGTGTGCCGTGGCATGCAATGGCATGCCGTGGTTGCCGGGGCGTGCCTTTTGGCCATGCCGTCGCGCGGGGGTGGCGCCATCCGGCGTGCAGCGGTGCACGCCGTGCGTATTACGGGCAAGTCCCGGAAAAGTGAAGGGCGGCGCGAGAACCCCCGCGCCGCCCCTGATTGTGTGCGACTGTGCCGTACGGCGCGTTACGCGCCGCAGCACTTCTTGTATTTCTGGCCGCTGCCGCAGGGGCACGGGTCGTTGCGGCCAACTTTGGGCTCGGCTCGTCGCTCGGGCGAGGCGGACGGGGTTTCCTTCTGCGCGCCGGAATAGTTCAGGCTTTTGGGCTCTTCCTTGTGCTTGAATTCCTGCTTCAGTTCTTCGGGCGGTGCCTGTTCCTCGCGCTGGATGCGCAGGCGGGTCAGGGCGCGGAACAGGTTTTCGCGCACGCGGAACAGCATTTCCTGAAACAGTTCGAAGCCCTCGCGCTTGTATTCCTGCTTGGGGTCGCGCTGGCCGTACCCGCGCAGGCCGATGCCGTCGCGCAGGTGGTCCATGTTCAGCAGGTGTTCCTTCCAGCAGCGGTCCACTTCTTCCAGCAGGAAGAAGCGCACGATGTCGCGGTACACCTCGCCGGTGTCGCGCTTCAGTTCGTCCAGAATGGACAGCACGGCGCCGCGCGCGGTTTCGCGGTCGGGCAGGTTGCCATCCGTCCGCGGATCGTTGCCGAGGGGCAAAACGCGGGTGATGTTGAACACGTCGCGCAGGCGGGCCATGGCGTAGGCCTTGGCGTCGTCGCCCTCGTTGCCCTTGCCCTGTTCCGCATCGCCGTAGATTTCGTCGAACAGGTCGTCCATGAATTCGACGGCGGTCTCTTCAAGGTCCGCCTCCATCATGGTCTCGCGGCGCAGGGTGTAGATGACCTCGCGCTGCTGGTTCATGACGTTGTCGTAGTCCAGCAGCGTCTTGCGGATTTCGAAGTTGTGGCCTTCCACGCGCTTCTGGGC
Proteins encoded in this window:
- a CDS encoding GlsB/YeaQ/YmgE family stress response membrane protein — encoded protein: MGIIWFLLLGALAGWLAAKLMQGRGFGFLGNMAVGVVGAVLGGFLFNMVGVHGGGMMGSLVTAVVGAIVLLFLVGLIKRN
- a CDS encoding FlgO family outer membrane protein, yielding MKPFATVFRSGHALLVLLALACVLLSAACAPRQSTDAQNTPYELGSDYVEAGYSIADKLDSNLRLPISKDQPIIVASFVNVNNLTESSTFGRMIAEHVGSRLSQRGYHVVELKLRQNSLFVQEGKGEFMLSRDVREISRMHNAATVVVGTYAVVRSSVSGHSTPQEKIYVASRIVRADDSMVLSSCDYSVVNSPVVSPLAEW
- the argJ gene encoding bifunctional glutamate N-acetyltransferase/amino-acid acetyltransferase ArgJ — protein: MATNDTPAASPTTNGEPPAPCAAPKGFRFATTGAGFRKSGRDDLALVVSDTPAVAAAVFTKNLFQAAPVLVARDILARSPKARAVLINSGQANACTGDEGLGNCRATLELVAAATGLAPQDILPASTGVIGSQLPMDKWAAAVPALAADLGRKGPEDFAKAIMTTDAFPKFASRTVELSGGTVTLVGMAKGAGMICPNMATMLATVLCDADVEPAAWQALFRDAVDATFNRVTVDGDTSTNDTVFGLANGASGVAARGADLAVLGAALTGVLGDVAYMLVQDGEGATKVIHINVAGARDDADAELAARTVGHSQLVKTAMYGRDANWGRIVAALGRSGATFNPAAVIVSLCGVELFRGGQPTNLDFDALLKEPLAGRDIVVNIMLGNGSGSYRLLASDLTHDYISCNADYRS